Proteins co-encoded in one Streptomyces roseochromogenus subsp. oscitans DS 12.976 genomic window:
- a CDS encoding bifunctional RNase H/acid phosphatase: MREFIVEADGGSRGNPGPAGYGAVVSDAATGETLTELAEYIGVATNNVAEYRGLLAGLRAAHTLDPAAMVHVRMDSKLVIEQMSGRWKIKHPDMKPLATESRSVFPPDQVTYEWIPREQNKHADRLANEAMDAGARGDQWSATAGSRTAGAAPVPQTAAPQSEQRPASPDEEHRATPGWSSAPDLGAPATFVLLRHGETPLTPQKRFSGSGGTDPSLSTAGREQAHRVAEALARRGTIQTILASPLTRTRETAAVVATRLGLDVTIEDGLRETDFGAWEGLTFGEVRDRHPDDLNAWLADPEAHPTGGGESFAETATRIAATRDKLVAAYAGRTVLLVTHVTPIKTFVRLALGAPPESLFRMELSAASLSAVAYYADGNASVRLFNDTSHLRP, encoded by the coding sequence GTGCGGGAGTTCATTGTCGAGGCGGACGGCGGCTCGCGGGGCAACCCCGGGCCGGCCGGCTACGGCGCGGTGGTCAGCGACGCGGCGACGGGGGAGACGCTGACCGAGCTGGCCGAGTACATCGGTGTCGCCACCAACAACGTGGCCGAGTACCGGGGTCTGCTGGCGGGCCTGCGCGCCGCCCACACCCTGGACCCGGCCGCCATGGTCCACGTCCGCATGGACTCCAAGCTGGTCATCGAGCAGATGTCGGGCCGCTGGAAGATCAAACACCCCGACATGAAACCCCTGGCGACGGAGTCGAGGTCGGTCTTCCCGCCCGACCAGGTCACGTACGAGTGGATCCCCCGCGAACAGAACAAACACGCGGACCGCTTGGCGAACGAGGCGATGGACGCGGGGGCGAGGGGAGACCAGTGGTCCGCGACTGCGGGCAGTCGTACCGCTGGGGCGGCGCCCGTCCCGCAGACAGCGGCACCTCAGAGCGAGCAGCGCCCTGCCAGCCCCGACGAGGAGCACCGCGCAACGCCGGGCTGGAGCAGCGCGCCGGACCTCGGCGCACCCGCCACCTTCGTCCTCCTCCGCCACGGCGAAACCCCGCTCACCCCCCAGAAGCGCTTCTCGGGCAGCGGTGGCACCGACCCCTCCCTCTCCACCGCCGGCCGCGAACAGGCCCACCGAGTCGCGGAGGCACTCGCCAGGCGCGGCACCATCCAGACCATCCTCGCCTCCCCCCTCACCCGCACCCGCGAAACCGCCGCCGTCGTCGCGACCCGCCTCGGTCTCGACGTCACGATCGAAGACGGCCTGCGCGAGACGGACTTCGGCGCCTGGGAGGGCCTCACCTTCGGCGAGGTCCGCGACCGTCACCCCGACGACCTGAACGCCTGGCTGGCCGACCCGGAGGCCCACCCCACCGGCGGCGGCGAGAGCTTCGCCGAGACGGCCACCCGGATCGCCGCCACCCGCGACAAGCTGGTCGCCGCCTACGCGGGCCGCACGGTCCTGCTGGTCACGCACGTCACCCCGATCAAGACCTTCGTCCGCCTCGCCCTGGGCGCCCCACCCGAGTCCCTGTTCCGCATGGAACTCTCGGCGGCCTCCCTGTCGGCGGTGGCATACTACGCGGACGGCAACGCGAGCGTCCGGCTCTTCAACGACACGTCCCACCTGCGTCCCTGA
- the eda gene encoding bifunctional 4-hydroxy-2-oxoglutarate aldolase/2-dehydro-3-deoxy-phosphogluconate aldolase, translating into MTSPMPSPSPSSSPASVLDLADHAPVVPVVVVSGAADAVPLARALVAGGLPAIEVTLRTPAALDAIRAIAAEVPQAVVGAGTVITPEQVGACAAAGARFLVSPGWTAALLEAMRGSGMPFLPGVSTASEVVALLERGVREMKFFPAQAAGGTAYLRSLAGPLPQARFCPTGGIVPANAPEYLSLPNVGCVGGSWMAPADAVAAGDWARIEELARGAARLDGATENV; encoded by the coding sequence ATGACCTCGCCGATGCCCTCGCCCTCGCCCTCGTCCTCGCCTGCCTCGGTGCTGGATCTCGCGGATCACGCGCCCGTCGTGCCCGTGGTGGTCGTCTCCGGCGCCGCCGATGCCGTACCGCTGGCACGGGCGCTGGTGGCCGGCGGGCTGCCGGCGATCGAGGTGACGCTCAGGACACCGGCGGCGCTGGACGCGATCCGGGCGATCGCCGCCGAGGTGCCGCAGGCCGTGGTCGGCGCGGGCACGGTGATCACGCCGGAACAGGTCGGCGCGTGTGCGGCGGCGGGGGCGCGGTTCCTGGTCAGCCCCGGGTGGACGGCCGCCCTGCTGGAGGCGATGCGCGGGTCCGGGATGCCGTTCCTGCCCGGGGTGTCGACCGCCTCGGAGGTCGTGGCGCTGCTGGAGCGCGGGGTGCGGGAGATGAAGTTCTTCCCGGCGCAGGCGGCGGGCGGCACGGCGTATCTGCGGTCACTGGCCGGGCCGTTGCCACAGGCTCGCTTCTGTCCCACGGGTGGGATCGTTCCGGCGAACGCGCCGGAGTATCTATCGCTGCCCAACGTCGGCTGCGTGGGCGGCAGTTGGATGGCCCCGGCGGACGCGGTGGCCGCCGGGGACTGGGCGCGGATCGAGGAGCTGGCGCGGGGCGCCGCACGGCTCGACGGGGCCACAGAGAACGTCTGA
- the yaaA gene encoding peroxide stress protein YaaA, translating to MLVLLPPSEGKANSGEGAPLKLGSLSLPGLTGAREAVLTELVALCCGDPDQNEKAREVLGLSEGLRGEVAKNAGLPAAGARPAGEIYTGVLYDALGLATLDAAARQRAAGSLLVFSGLWGAVRVTDRIPSYRCSMGVKLPGLGALAGHWRAPMAEVLPEAAGDGLVLDLRSSAYAAAWKPKGEVAGRTATVRVLHAPTRKVVSHFNKATKGRIVRSLLSEGVRPKDPAELVEALRDLGYEVEAEAPGKAGKAWSLDVLVEEIH from the coding sequence GTGCTGGTCCTGCTGCCGCCCTCGGAAGGCAAGGCGAACTCGGGCGAGGGAGCCCCGCTGAAGCTCGGGTCGCTGTCCCTGCCGGGGCTCACCGGCGCACGCGAGGCCGTCCTCACCGAGCTGGTCGCGCTGTGCTGCGGGGACCCCGACCAGAACGAGAAGGCGCGCGAGGTGCTCGGGCTGAGCGAGGGGCTGCGTGGCGAGGTCGCGAAGAACGCCGGCCTGCCGGCGGCCGGCGCCCGCCCCGCCGGCGAGATCTACACCGGTGTCCTCTACGACGCCCTCGGCCTGGCCACCCTGGACGCGGCGGCACGGCAGCGCGCGGCCGGCTCGCTGCTGGTGTTCTCCGGACTGTGGGGCGCGGTGCGCGTGACGGACCGGATCCCCTCCTACCGCTGCTCGATGGGCGTGAAGCTGCCGGGGCTCGGCGCGCTGGCAGGGCACTGGCGGGCACCGATGGCCGAGGTGCTGCCGGAGGCGGCCGGGGACGGCCTGGTGCTGGATCTGCGTTCCTCGGCGTACGCGGCGGCCTGGAAGCCGAAGGGTGAGGTCGCGGGGCGGACGGCGACCGTGCGGGTGCTGCACGCGCCGACGCGGAAGGTGGTCAGCCACTTCAACAAGGCGACGAAGGGGCGGATCGTACGGAGCCTGCTGTCGGAGGGCGTCAGGCCGAAGGACCCGGCCGAGCTGGTGGAGGCGCTGCGGGACCTTGGATACGAGGTGGAGGCGGAGGCGCCGGGGAAGGCGGGCAAGGCGTGGTCGCTGGATGTGCTGGTGGAGGAGATTCACTGA
- a CDS encoding RNB domain-containing ribonuclease, translating to MPRRKIRVTGAPEAPLRAALAVLRTELGVPEAFPPEVQEAAERAAKAPALPAYDATDIPFFTLDPPASTDLDQATHLSRQGTGYRVRYAIADVAAFVVPGGALDAEAQRRVNTLYFPDEKIPLHPTVLSEGAASLLPDQDRPAVLWTIGLDAEGRTLAVDVRRALVRSRAKLDYARVQRQIDAGTAEEPVALLKEIGEARERQETERGGISLNVPEQEITERDHTYVLGYRAPLPAEGWNAQLSLLTGMAAADLMLAHGTGVLRTLPAAPDGAVARLRRTATALRIDWPHHVSYAALIRSLDPHNTRHAAFLQECTALLRGAGYTVFRDGVLPAITTHAAVAAPYTHCTAPLRRLADRYASEICLAAAAGQAPPDWVLAALDALPRRMADGARIAGTVERECVDIVEAALLKDRVGDVFDGCVVDVDEHRPTVGTVQLISPAVIGRIEGDRLPLGERLRVRLAQADPGTSKVLFTAA from the coding sequence ATGCCCCGCCGCAAGATCCGCGTGACCGGTGCCCCCGAAGCCCCGCTCCGGGCCGCGCTCGCCGTGCTGCGCACCGAGCTCGGTGTCCCGGAGGCCTTCCCGCCGGAGGTCCAGGAGGCGGCCGAGCGCGCGGCGAAAGCCCCCGCCCTCCCGGCGTACGACGCCACCGACATCCCCTTCTTCACCCTCGACCCTCCTGCCTCCACCGACCTCGACCAGGCAACGCACCTGTCCCGGCAGGGCACCGGCTACCGGGTCCGGTACGCCATCGCCGACGTCGCCGCCTTCGTCGTACCCGGCGGAGCGCTGGACGCCGAGGCGCAGCGCCGGGTGAACACCCTGTACTTCCCCGACGAGAAGATCCCGCTGCACCCCACCGTGCTCAGCGAGGGCGCGGCCAGCCTGCTGCCGGACCAGGACCGCCCGGCCGTGCTGTGGACGATCGGCCTGGACGCGGAGGGCCGTACCCTCGCCGTCGACGTGCGCCGCGCCCTGGTCCGCAGCCGCGCCAAACTCGACTACGCGCGCGTGCAGCGGCAGATCGACGCCGGGACCGCCGAGGAGCCGGTCGCGCTGCTCAAGGAGATCGGCGAGGCCAGGGAACGGCAGGAGACCGAGCGCGGCGGCATCTCCCTGAACGTGCCCGAGCAGGAGATCACCGAGCGGGACCACACCTACGTCCTCGGCTACCGGGCCCCGCTGCCCGCCGAGGGCTGGAACGCCCAGCTGTCCCTGCTCACCGGCATGGCCGCCGCCGATTTGATGCTCGCCCACGGCACCGGCGTCCTGCGCACCCTCCCGGCCGCCCCGGACGGCGCCGTGGCCCGCCTGCGCCGCACCGCGACCGCGCTGCGCATCGACTGGCCGCACCATGTGTCGTACGCGGCCCTGATCCGCTCCCTCGACCCGCACAACACCCGCCACGCGGCCTTCCTCCAGGAGTGCACCGCCCTGCTGCGCGGCGCCGGCTACACCGTCTTCCGGGACGGCGTCCTGCCCGCGATCACCACGCACGCCGCCGTCGCCGCCCCCTACACCCACTGCACGGCCCCGCTGCGCCGCCTCGCCGACCGGTACGCCTCGGAGATCTGCCTCGCCGCCGCAGCCGGTCAGGCCCCGCCGGACTGGGTGCTCGCCGCGCTCGACGCGCTGCCCCGGCGGATGGCCGACGGCGCCCGTATCGCCGGCACGGTCGAGCGCGAGTGCGTGGACATCGTGGAGGCGGCCCTGCTCAAGGACCGGGTCGGGGACGTCTTCGACGGCTGTGTGGTGGACGTCGACGAACACCGGCCGACCGTCGGCACCGTGCAGCTGATCTCCCCGGCCGTCATCGGCCGCATCGAGGGCGACCGTCTCCCGCTCGGTGAACGGCTCAGGGTCCGGCTCGCTCAGGCCGATCCGGGGACGTCGAAGGTCCTCTTCACGGCCGCGTGA
- a CDS encoding MerR family transcriptional regulator — MRIGELAAAVGVTTRTVRHYHHLGLLPEPERRANGYRHYTLRHAVVLARIRRLTELGLGLAEVRDVLADDAGKDLVEVLTELDEDLARQEAAIRDRRQRLRALLDAGELPAEGPVSPQLAGLLAALPGSDSPMAAKDREVLALIDTGAAPEDRERMVSALRGALDDPDVLARTREAYALLDTLVDAAPDDPRVAEAARALAGCVPPDLVSTEPLDGDHAVLRALYADFAPAQAEAIRRTLKILAEEGS; from the coding sequence ATGCGGATCGGAGAACTCGCCGCCGCCGTCGGCGTCACGACGCGCACCGTGCGGCACTACCACCACCTGGGCCTGCTGCCCGAACCGGAGCGCCGGGCCAACGGCTACCGGCACTACACCCTCCGGCACGCCGTCGTCCTCGCCCGGATCCGGCGGCTGACCGAGCTGGGACTGGGTCTCGCCGAGGTGCGGGACGTGCTCGCCGACGACGCCGGGAAGGACCTCGTCGAGGTGCTCACCGAACTCGACGAGGACCTGGCCCGGCAGGAGGCCGCGATCCGGGACCGCCGACAGCGGCTGCGGGCACTGCTGGACGCCGGGGAGCTGCCCGCCGAGGGGCCCGTCTCGCCCCAGTTGGCCGGGCTGCTCGCCGCGCTGCCCGGCAGCGACTCCCCCATGGCCGCCAAGGACCGCGAGGTGCTCGCCCTGATCGACACCGGGGCGGCGCCCGAGGACCGGGAGCGGATGGTGTCCGCGCTGCGCGGCGCCCTGGACGACCCGGACGTCCTGGCGCGGACCCGGGAGGCGTACGCACTGCTCGACACGCTCGTGGACGCCGCACCGGACGACCCGCGCGTGGCCGAGGCCGCACGGGCCCTGGCCGGCTGTGTGCCGCCGGACCTGGTGTCCACCGAACCGCTCGACGGCGACCACGCCGTACTCCGTGCCCTCTACGCCGACTTCGCGCCCGCCCAGGCCGAGGCGATCCGCCGCACGTTGAAGATCCTGGCAGAGGAAGGGAGTTGA
- a CDS encoding AraC family transcriptional regulator, with amino-acid sequence MAEQALWTRARLGHEGPPLDLLTANFRRHTYAPHAHDEYTIGVCVGGSEVIDYRGGHIRTGPGTIVVLDPGEMHTGGPGNATDGYAYRALYAGPSLLADGTLGGLPHFREPLLDDPELAAALRLTHTELSACPDPLEAESRLPWLLTALARRHSTARPASDVIPGAGAIARLVRDRLADDLTAPPPLAGLAADLGLSRYQLLRAFRTTMGIPPYAWLAQYRVSRARALLAAGLRPAEVATLVGFADQAHLTRWFRRVLGVTPAVYRNSVQDSR; translated from the coding sequence ATGGCGGAACAGGCGCTGTGGACGCGCGCCCGGCTGGGCCACGAAGGCCCCCCGCTCGACCTCCTGACGGCGAACTTCCGCCGGCACACCTACGCCCCGCACGCCCACGACGAGTACACGATCGGCGTCTGCGTCGGCGGCAGCGAGGTCATCGACTACCGGGGCGGCCACATTCGCACCGGCCCCGGCACCATCGTCGTCCTCGACCCCGGAGAGATGCACACCGGCGGCCCCGGCAACGCCACCGACGGCTACGCCTACCGCGCCCTGTACGCCGGGCCGTCGCTGCTGGCCGACGGCACCCTCGGCGGCCTGCCGCACTTCCGCGAACCCCTCCTCGACGACCCCGAGCTGGCCGCCGCCCTTCGTCTCACCCACACGGAGCTCAGCGCCTGCCCCGACCCCCTCGAAGCCGAATCCCGCCTCCCCTGGCTGCTGACGGCCCTGGCCCGCCGCCACTCCACGGCCCGCCCCGCGTCCGACGTGATCCCCGGCGCCGGCGCGATCGCCCGGCTGGTCCGCGACCGCCTGGCCGACGACCTCACGGCACCGCCCCCGCTGGCCGGCCTCGCCGCCGACCTGGGCCTGTCCCGCTACCAGCTCCTGAGGGCCTTCCGTACGACCATGGGCATACCCCCGTACGCCTGGCTCGCCCAGTACCGGGTGAGCAGGGCCAGGGCACTGCTGGCGGCGGGCCTGCGCCCGGCGGAGGTGGCGACGCTGGTGGGATTCGCCGACCAGGCGCATCTGACCCGCTGGTTCCGCCGGGTGCTGGGGGTGACGCCGGCGGTGTACCGCAACAGCGTTCAAGACTCCCGGTGA
- a CDS encoding erythromycin esterase family protein, with protein sequence MPPGRAAPACLAHRGRGHDQALRHARLIVAAADVASRPPRGDGEETCALAARDRHMAHAVISLEEGSAGKVAVWAHNGHVCTDCYARNIPAMGQHLRDHYGKGYYAPGLLFGEGAFRARPGNSATRPPRQHTTSAAGPRSVEAQLASVTSEDHLIDLRAGRTEPAVAEWLENPQFMRSFGAGVPRVTYRFLHDSNGAHARVRRIGVRGPLDTFGATELRSGVRAPT encoded by the coding sequence ATTCCTCCAGGAAGAGCGGCCCCGGCTTGCCTCGCACATCGGGGACGCGGCCACGATCAAGCACTCAGGCATGCGCGCCTGATCGTGGCCGCAGCCGACGTGGCCTCCCGGCCACCGCGCGGCGACGGCGAGGAGACGTGCGCGCTGGCCGCCCGGGACCGCCACATGGCTCACGCAGTGATCTCCCTGGAGGAGGGGTCCGCCGGGAAGGTGGCTGTCTGGGCCCACAACGGCCATGTCTGCACCGACTGTTACGCCCGAAACATTCCCGCCATGGGACAGCACCTCAGGGACCACTATGGCAAGGGGTACTACGCCCCGGGCCTGCTGTTCGGCGAGGGCGCCTTCCGCGCCCGCCCCGGAAACTCCGCGACACGACCGCCCCGGCAGCACACCACCAGTGCGGCGGGTCCGCGCTCCGTCGAGGCCCAACTGGCCTCGGTCACCTCCGAGGACCACTTGATCGACCTCCGCGCCGGCCGGACCGAGCCCGCCGTCGCCGAGTGGCTGGAGAACCCGCAGTTCATGCGGTCCTTCGGCGCCGGCGTGCCACGCGTGACGTACCGCTTTCTCCATGACTCAAACGGTGCTCATGCGCGAGTACGACGGATTGGCGTACGTGGCCCGCTCGACACCTTCGGTGCCACTGAACTGAGAAGTGGTGTACGGGCTCCCACCTGA